The DNA sequence CAAAAGGTGCTATTGTAAGTTTTACAAGGTCTTTGTCTGCTCAATTAGCAAGTAAAAACATTCGCGTTAATGGTGTGGCTCCAGGGCCAATTTGGACACCACTTATCCCTGCTAGTTTTAATGATATAGCAGATTTTGGACAAGATACCCCTATGGGTAGAGCAGGGCAACCAAGTGAAGTAGGTCCTGCGTTTGTTTTTTTAGCAAGTGAAGACAGTAGTAGTTATATGACAGGGCAATTCATTCATGTAAATGGAGGTGAAATTATAGGTGGATAAGCATGCCGAAGTTTAATTTCTGTTTTAATAAAATTTTGCTACACTTTAGTAAAAATTAAATAATAATAATTTTTTGCCTGATATACGGGTTTTGTGTTACCTTACATTTGTATGAATAAATTAATTCTCATATTATATTTAATAGTAAACTTATGGGCTATATATAACGTTATTATGTATGGCTCTAGAGCAACCAAATCTTTAAGTTGGGTATTTACTATTATTGTTTTTCCGTTTGCTGGAGCATTATTATATTATTTATTTGGAGTTAATAGAAGAAAATTTAAGTTCTTTAAATTAAAAAGGTCTCAAAGAGAAAACCTATATAACATAAAAAATAAGAAAGAATATTATAGTGATTTTAAAAAGGACTTTGCAAGTGAAAAATCAAAAAAACTTTCAAAACTTATTTTTAATACCACTTTTTTGTATGCTTCAGATGATAATAAAGTAGAAGTTCTTAATACAGGAAAAGAAACGTTTGAGGCTATTTTTGAAGCTATAAAAAAAGCAGAAAAATTTATACATGTACAATACTATGTTTTTGAGAAAGGTGAGCTACAAGATAAATTTTATGAATTATTTAAAACTAAAATCAAAGAGGGTGTAGAAATAAGATTGCTTTACGATTCGTTTGGAAGTTTTACTTTTAGTGGAAAATTAAAAAAACGGTTTCGAGACATTGGAGTGAAGGCTTATCCTGTAATGCCTATTCGATTTGGTAATCTTCTGTTTACTTTAAATTATAGAAATCATCGTAAAATTATTGTAATTGATGGAAAAGTAGGTTTTACTGGTGGCGTAAATGTTTCAGATAAATGTATAAAGCCCATATCAGACCTTGGTGTGTGGAAAGATTTACATCTTCAATTAGAAGGACCAATTGTAAATAGTTTACATCGTGTTTTTATTAAAGATTATCATTTTTCTAGCAAAAAGAAAATGCTGCTAGATTCTAAGTATCTTCCTAAACCTATGAAAGCTGGAAATTCACCAGTTCAAATTGTAACGAGTGGTCCAGATTCAAACCAGCCAGCCATTATGCAGCAATATATTGCAATGATAAGTTTAGCTGAGACGAATATTTTTATAGCAAATCCTTATTTTATTCCAGGGAGTGCAGTATTGCAGGCTTTGGTTATAGCGGCACAAAGTGGTATTGAAGTTAACTTATTAGTGCCTAAAAAAGGAGATTCTATTTTGGCAACCTATTCTATGTTTTCTAATTTTGAAGAGTTTCTGTCTGTAGGTATCAATGTTTATGTACGCGATTGTTTTTCGCATAGTAAAGTTATCATTATTGATAATGAAATAGCATCAGTGGGTTCTGGTAATTTTGATCAAAGAAGCTTTGAGCATAATTTTGAAACTAATGCTGTTATTTATGATAAAACCATTACTAATCAAATTCTAGACGAGTTTAATATTGAATGTTCAAATGCGGATAAATTATCTTATAACGTTTTTAAAAACAGATCTAAAATTCAAAAATTTATAGAAGGCCTTGCCAAGTTTTTTAGCCCTTTATTATAAAACAAGTTAATGAAAACCAATTTTATTTTAGTATTAATTTTTTTAAACTTATATAATTTGAATGCTCAACACATCTATCCTAATTCAATTGAAACCGAAGTAAAAAAAGCATTATCTTATTATCCTGAGTTAGAAAAAGTACCTATAGAATTTAAATTTAAAAATAAAATAAAAAAATCAACTATGCAGGCACAGCCAAACTTCTGGAGTGTTTTTTGTAAGAAGTCAAAGCGCAAATACAAGGTGTTAATTAGTGAAAACTTTAAAATTTTGGATACGGTATATGAAACTAAAAACATACCATCTAATGTGCTTATAGGTTGGTTGGGGCATGAATTAGGGCATATTATGGACTATCAACACAGAAGTGGTTTTAACTTAATAGGTTTTGGTATAGGATATTTATTTTCTAAAAAGGCATTGAAGAGCGCAGAAAGGAGTGCCGATACGTTTGCGGTTATACATGGTATGGAAGATTATATTTTAGCGACTAAAGATTTTATTTTAAATGAAGCGGGTTTTCCTGAAATTTATACCAATAGAATAAAACGTTTTTACCTTTCACCCGAAGAAATTATGATTTTGGTTGAAGAACGAGATGAAAAAGCAAAACTGTCTGAATTGGAATAGAGAGTTAATTTTTTTCTACAAAAGCTTCCCACTCAGCAAATTTATTTTCATTCATAACTCGTTCCATTTTAACTTGTCCTCCCTTTTTTTTATTCACGGCATTCCAATTATAAAATATGGAGGTGGGTACTGTTTTCACTTTTATGCCTTTTAATGCTTTGGAGCGTGCAATGCGATAATTTTTGTTGGCTTTTTTTAAAAAATCGTCTAAGGTTTTTACTAATAAATCAGTTTCAATAATGTCATCAATACCTAAATACCAACTATGGTAAAACTCATCATCATAACGTTTTGCACTTATAGTATATTCTTTTATTTTAATATTAAAATTATTTTCTAAATGTTTAACGGCATCATCCAATTTATTAACAGAAAGTTGAGAACCAACAGTGTTTAAGAAAAATTTAGTTCGTCCTGTTATTTTAATTTCTGCTCTTTCAATATCTGTAAATTTGATAGTATCTCCAATAATATAACGCCAAGCACCGGAGACAGTACTAATTAAAAGCACGTAGTCTTTATTTAATTCTACTTCGTCTAAAGTTAATACTGGAGCATCCGATACCAAAGACCCATCTTGATTGATATATTCTGGTTTGAACGGAACAAATTCAAAATAAATGCCACCGTTAGTAACTAATTGCATGGCATTGGTTTCTGGTCTAGCTTGAAAAGCAATAAAACCTTCGGAAGCTAGGTAGGTGTCAATAATTGTTATTGGTCTGTCCAATAGTGCATTAAAGCTTTTTTCATAAGGTCCAAATGCAACACCACCTGATGTATATACTTCTAAGTTTGGCCAAATTTCATGAATATTTTTTACTTTATTATAACTAATAACTTCTGTAAGCATCAATTCAATCCATGAGGGAATTCCACTTATAGCACCAATATCCCACTCTTTAGCTTTTTTTGCAATCTTTTTAACTCGTTGATCCCAATCATCTATTTTTGCTATTTTCTCTCCTGGCTTATAATATCCTCTAAACCATGATGGAATATTGTGAGCACTTATACCACTAATTTCTCCTTCTAAATGATCTTTT is a window from the Pseudalgibacter alginicilyticus genome containing:
- the cls gene encoding cardiolipin synthase — protein: MNKLILILYLIVNLWAIYNVIMYGSRATKSLSWVFTIIVFPFAGALLYYLFGVNRRKFKFFKLKRSQRENLYNIKNKKEYYSDFKKDFASEKSKKLSKLIFNTTFLYASDDNKVEVLNTGKETFEAIFEAIKKAEKFIHVQYYVFEKGELQDKFYELFKTKIKEGVEIRLLYDSFGSFTFSGKLKKRFRDIGVKAYPVMPIRFGNLLFTLNYRNHRKIIVIDGKVGFTGGVNVSDKCIKPISDLGVWKDLHLQLEGPIVNSLHRVFIKDYHFSSKKKMLLDSKYLPKPMKAGNSPVQIVTSGPDSNQPAIMQQYIAMISLAETNIFIANPYFIPGSAVLQALVIAAQSGIEVNLLVPKKGDSILATYSMFSNFEEFLSVGINVYVRDCFSHSKVIIIDNEIASVGSGNFDQRSFEHNFETNAVIYDKTITNQILDEFNIECSNADKLSYNVFKNRSKIQKFIEGLAKFFSPLL
- a CDS encoding GH3 family domain-containing protein; this translates as MNIIGNIIKNVIDITEKLTPETNPSESQKEVLKTLLHKAKDTAFGKFYNFDKILESNTIQKSFSATIPYFDYNKINDEWWSQLHQGNSNITWPSSPDYYALSSGTTGKTSKRIPVTQDMIDSIKSAGIQQIVALSHFNLPASFFDKGILMLGSSTDLIEKKDHLEGEISGISAHNIPSWFRGYYKPGEKIAKIDDWDQRVKKIAKKAKEWDIGAISGIPSWIELMLTEVISYNKVKNIHEIWPNLEVYTSGGVAFGPYEKSFNALLDRPITIIDTYLASEGFIAFQARPETNAMQLVTNGGIYFEFVPFKPEYINQDGSLVSDAPVLTLDEVELNKDYVLLISTVSGAWRYIIGDTIKFTDIERAEIKITGRTKFFLNTVGSQLSVNKLDDAVKHLENNFNIKIKEYTISAKRYDDEFYHSWYLGIDDIIETDLLVKTLDDFLKKANKNYRIARSKALKGIKVKTVPTSIFYNWNAVNKKKGGQVKMERVMNENKFAEWEAFVEKN